A section of the Saccharopolyspora gregorii genome encodes:
- a CDS encoding E3 ubiquitin ligase family protein, producing MWLVGLVVVALAVAGFFWMRRTRGELHAMIGTETSTIDELEELRRISDDLGARGGFRRTAEVVGAAHPRPEGLLTAALSEAPCVWYRYQVERIYEQVEQRDGRTRRVRKTETVSEHTSEEGYALIDEQGRTIGIAPAGTKPEGVEQSVERFEPHNGGGGGFRFQLGGFSFGDRSSTIGMRYKEWLIRPGTRLYALGEVHDAIGPLVLGKPQEKGHFIIAAKTERQLREERTKRHRLLAIGVPVAFVAGAALTIFDLVR from the coding sequence ATGTGGCTGGTGGGATTGGTCGTGGTGGCCCTGGCGGTCGCCGGGTTCTTCTGGATGCGCCGCACCCGCGGCGAACTCCACGCGATGATCGGCACCGAGACCTCCACGATCGACGAGCTGGAGGAGCTGCGCCGCATCTCCGATGACCTCGGCGCGCGCGGCGGGTTCCGCAGGACCGCCGAGGTCGTCGGCGCCGCCCACCCCCGCCCGGAAGGCCTGCTCACCGCCGCGCTCAGCGAAGCGCCCTGCGTCTGGTACCGCTACCAGGTGGAACGGATCTACGAGCAGGTCGAGCAGCGCGACGGCCGGACCAGGCGGGTCCGCAAGACCGAAACGGTCTCCGAGCACACCTCGGAGGAGGGCTACGCGCTGATCGACGAGCAGGGCCGGACCATCGGGATCGCCCCGGCGGGGACGAAGCCCGAGGGCGTCGAGCAGTCGGTCGAGCGGTTCGAACCGCACAACGGCGGCGGTGGCGGATTCAGGTTCCAGCTGGGCGGGTTCAGCTTCGGCGACCGGAGCTCCACGATCGGCATGCGCTACAAGGAATGGCTGATCCGCCCGGGCACCCGGCTCTACGCGCTCGGCGAGGTGCACGACGCCATCGGCCCGCTGGTCCTCGGGAAACCGCAGGAGAAGGGGCACTTCATCATCGCCGCGAAGACCGAGCGGCAGCTGCGGGAGGAGCGCACGAAGCGGCACCGGCTGCTCGCCATCGGCGTGCCCGTCGCGTTCGTCGCGGGCGCCGCCCTCACGATCTTCGACCTGGTGCGCTGA
- a CDS encoding isocitrate lyase/PEP mutase family protein yields the protein MTSTADKAARLQELHAAPELLLVVNAWDAITAKVVAETPGTKALATPSHGIAASRGYPDGERIPRDEMIAEVGLIVRVAGDLPVTADLEAGYGDPGGTIARAIDVGAVGANLEDQMKPLDEAVRAVEAAVSAARSAGVDFVLNARTDAFLKAGDRDPEAVLDEAITRGRAYLDAGASNFFAPGKLTEDQISRLVAELGERKVNIIGVPGSVPLETAQRLGVSRVSYGPWSQNVALTALAELAEDVYAGGGLPENTRKLN from the coding sequence ATGACATCGACCGCCGACAAGGCCGCACGGCTGCAGGAACTGCACGCGGCACCCGAACTGCTGCTCGTCGTCAACGCGTGGGACGCGATCACCGCGAAGGTGGTGGCCGAGACCCCGGGCACCAAGGCGCTGGCCACCCCGAGCCACGGCATCGCCGCCTCCCGCGGCTACCCCGACGGGGAGCGGATCCCGCGCGACGAGATGATCGCCGAGGTCGGGTTGATCGTGCGCGTCGCCGGGGACCTGCCGGTGACCGCGGACCTGGAGGCCGGGTACGGCGACCCGGGCGGCACCATCGCCCGCGCCATCGACGTCGGCGCCGTCGGCGCGAACCTCGAAGACCAGATGAAACCGCTGGACGAGGCGGTGCGGGCCGTCGAGGCCGCGGTCTCCGCCGCGCGCTCGGCCGGGGTCGACTTCGTGCTCAACGCGCGCACCGACGCGTTCCTCAAGGCGGGTGACCGGGACCCGGAGGCGGTGCTCGACGAGGCGATCACCCGGGGCCGGGCCTACCTGGACGCGGGCGCGTCGAACTTCTTCGCGCCCGGCAAGCTCACCGAGGACCAGATCTCCCGGCTCGTCGCGGAACTGGGCGAGCGCAAGGTGAACATCATCGGGGTGCCCGGCTCGGTGCCGCTGGAGACCGCGCAGCGGCTCGGGGTGTCCCGGGTGTCCTACGGGCCGTGGAGCCAGAACGTGGCGCTCACCGCGCTCGCCGAACTCGCCGAGGACGTCTACGCCGGAGGCGGCCTCCCCGAGAACACCCGCAAGCTCAACTGA
- a CDS encoding DUF4387 domain-containing protein produces the protein MTALRELAKVVRSKNAGPYEITFDVMFTDEATFARVRDSGVLTPARLAALYRTSVDQVRVCTFFAPALAFKLTLVRPGAQGGAGERDTFGAQQHAPLLDLEVPA, from the coding sequence ATGACCGCGCTGCGCGAACTGGCGAAGGTGGTCCGCAGCAAGAACGCCGGGCCCTACGAGATCACCTTCGACGTGATGTTCACCGACGAGGCGACGTTCGCGCGGGTGCGCGACAGCGGCGTGCTCACCCCGGCACGGCTCGCCGCCCTCTACCGCACGAGCGTCGACCAGGTGCGGGTGTGCACGTTCTTCGCCCCCGCGCTCGCCTTCAAGCTCACCCTGGTCCGGCCGGGTGCGCAGGGCGGCGCGGGGGAGCGGGACACCTTCGGCGCTCAGCAGCACGCGCCGCTGCTCGACCTGGAGGTGCCCGCATGA
- a CDS encoding DUF1446 domain-containing protein — protein MSGEFTVLSPVGMLGYGYREADFDACVAEGVDAIVVDSGSTDPGPSMLGLGHTLVTEESYLRDLRPMVRAVHRHRIPLLIGSAGGAGTDEQVDGMVALLGRIAAEQGISLRVAAIHSQVPHGLVRDRLAQGRIEPNVRGELPTESDVDDTLAVVAQIGAEPFEQALAEPVDVVVAGRAYDPAPYAAFLVPRGVEPGIAWHLGKILECGGVCAEPKGGGALATARADSFDIRPMGPEQRCTPLSVAAHTLYENSRPDLLAGPGGVLDVSGCDYEQLDERTVRVRGSRFEPTERRLLKLEGARITGHRCVFIGGIHDPVLIGQLDDFLARVEAETAALHPELADGTATVRFHVYGRDAVMGDREPHPVPGHEVGVLGEAVAPTPELAKAICTSARVGVLHLNYPGQLATAGNLALPLTPLDNPIGPVCAFSLYHLVDAEGIEHAVVREEVGA, from the coding sequence ATGAGCGGCGAGTTCACCGTGCTCTCGCCGGTCGGGATGCTCGGCTACGGCTACCGGGAAGCGGACTTCGACGCGTGCGTGGCCGAGGGCGTGGACGCCATCGTCGTCGACTCCGGTTCGACCGATCCGGGCCCGTCCATGCTGGGGCTCGGGCACACCCTGGTCACCGAGGAGTCCTACCTGCGCGACCTGCGCCCCATGGTGCGCGCCGTGCACCGGCACCGGATTCCGCTGCTCATCGGCTCGGCGGGCGGGGCGGGCACCGACGAGCAGGTCGACGGCATGGTGGCGCTGCTGGGCCGCATCGCCGCCGAGCAGGGCATCTCGCTGCGCGTCGCGGCGATCCACTCGCAGGTGCCGCACGGGCTGGTGCGGGACCGCCTGGCGCAGGGCCGGATCGAGCCGAACGTGCGCGGCGAACTGCCCACCGAGTCCGATGTGGACGACACGCTCGCGGTGGTGGCGCAGATCGGCGCCGAACCCTTCGAACAGGCGCTGGCCGAACCGGTCGACGTCGTCGTCGCCGGGCGGGCCTACGACCCGGCGCCCTACGCCGCGTTCCTCGTGCCGCGCGGGGTCGAACCCGGAATCGCCTGGCACCTCGGGAAGATCCTCGAATGCGGCGGGGTGTGCGCCGAGCCGAAGGGCGGCGGTGCGTTGGCCACCGCCCGCGCCGACTCCTTCGACATCCGCCCGATGGGGCCCGAGCAGCGCTGCACCCCGCTGTCGGTGGCCGCGCACACCCTCTACGAGAACAGCAGACCGGACTTGCTCGCCGGGCCCGGCGGAGTGCTCGACGTGAGCGGCTGCGACTACGAGCAGCTCGACGAGCGCACCGTGCGGGTCCGCGGCAGCCGGTTCGAACCCACCGAGCGGCGGCTGCTCAAGCTGGAGGGCGCCCGGATCACCGGGCACCGCTGCGTGTTCATCGGCGGCATCCACGATCCCGTCCTCATCGGGCAGCTCGACGACTTCCTCGCCCGCGTCGAGGCGGAGACCGCCGCACTGCACCCGGAACTGGCCGACGGGACCGCGACCGTCCGGTTCCACGTCTACGGCCGGGACGCGGTGATGGGCGACCGCGAACCGCATCCCGTGCCGGGCCACGAAGTCGGGGTGCTCGGCGAAGCCGTCGCGCCCACCCCGGAACTGGCGAAGGCGATCTGCACCAGCGCGCGGGTCGGGGTGCTGCACCTGAACTACCCGGGTCAGCTGGCCACCGCCGGGAACCTGGCGCTGCCGCTGACCCCGCTGGACAACCCGATCGGACCGGTGTGCGCGTTCAGCCTCTACCACCTGGTGGACGCCGAGGGCATCGAGCACGCCGTGGTGCGCGAGGAGGTCGGCGCATGA